The Fervidobacterium sp. sequence AGACAGATCTGATGTTCCCAAGAATGCGGCAAGACCTCTCAGATATATGGATAAATATGTTCTTGTAACTCAGGGAGAAGTATTTTATGTAACGGAGATGCTTGCACAACTTGAAGGGTTACAACGTGGACCTGCTGGAAATACTTCGCTCACTGCTGCCATCGCTCTTGCACTTGAGATGGATGAAGACCAAACCATAGTGGTAAACGAAACTGAATACACAGGCGCTGGTAAATTACCGTCTGCACAGCTTACTTTTGCGAAAAGAATGGGAATGATTATAAAAAGAGGAGATCCTATCAAAGAAGATAAACCTGGACAGGTAATAGTTATACCTGAGCATCCATCACAGATCAGATACATTGAGTATCCTATCGAAGAAATGAAGAAAAGTTATATAAAAGAACTTATAAAACGTGAAGCAAGGAATAATTTTACAAAAGAGGAGATAGAATTTCTTAAAGAAGATCTAAGGGCCACAGAAGAAGAAATTAACGAATGGATAAAGACAGTTAGTCTCCAGCAATGATTAAATGCTTTTTCAAATTTTGCAAATTCATACTAAAACACCAAAGGAGGTATATTTGTGAAGCCGAGACCAGATGATTTTTTGGAAAGGTCAAAGCATCTTCAAAAAATGAGCGATGAAGAATTAAATGCATACTTTTGGCACCTTGTGGAAAAAGTTGTCGATCCGCTTGTAGAGTTAGCACGCACACACACAACACCATCTATCGAACGATCCGTCTTGCTGAGAATGGGATTCAATAGTCTTGAAGCAAAAAAACTTGTTGACATGATTTTTGAAAGGGGTTTACTCGGAAAAGGCGCTGGTCACATTGTATGGCGAATTGCAAAAGAACATAGTATTGATTATATTGAAGCAGGCAGAAGGATGATTGATGGTGAATACTGGGACGAAGTTGATAGGATTTTTAAAGGGGTGAGTAGATGATGGATAAACTTGATCCAATGCAACCGATAGATATAGAAGAAATATTAAAAGATTTGGATAAATACAGACCAAGGCGTAGAGGTTGGACTTGGAGAAAGAAGCTACCTGAAGGCACCAAAATTGATAAATACGAATATTACCAGATAAGTGAACCTTTGAAAAAAAGTATACCATTGCCAGCTGCACACTATTTTAATAATATCGATCCTCAACCTGACGTCGTTATCACGTCAGAAATAGCATCTGGAAGATTTGAAGATGATGTTAGACGTATGCGGATGGCAGCATGGCATGGTGCAGATCACATAATGGTCATACGTACACTTGGTCAGTCACATTTCGACGGCTTGATAGAAGGAACTCCGGAGGGTGTTGGCGGTATACCAATTACAAGAAAACAAGTTAGGGCAACGCGTAAAGCATTAGATTTAATAGAAGACGAAGTTGGTCGACCAATAAATTTCCATAGTTACGTTTCTGGTGTCGCAGGTCCGGAGATAGCTGTCCTGTTCGCAGAAGAAGGAGTTAACGGAGCACATCAGGATCCTCAATATAACGTTCTTTACAGGGGAGTTAACCCTGTTCGGTCATTTGTAGATGCTGCGGTCGCAAAGAAAATAATGGCATGGGCTGGTATGCTACAAATAGATGGTGCGCACAACGCAAATGCCTCAGCAAAACTTGCTTGGACAGTCATGCCAGAGCTGCTTGTTCAACACGGTATAAATTGTATGTACTCTGTTAAAGTAGGTATGCCAAAAGAAAATATCGCGCTTTCCACAGTTCCACCAGTTATAGCTCCACTACCAGAAATGAGAATTGATTTGCCATATGCTGTTGCACTTAGAGAATTATTCGAAGGTTATAAATTCAGAGCCCAAATGAACACGCGATATATTGAATCCGATCTTTTTGATGCAACGCGTGTACACGTTATTAACGCTATGCTTTCAAGACTTACAAGCGCCGATTTACAATCAACAATAACACCAGATGAAGGTAGAAATGTACCTTGGCATATAAACTCTATAAGAGGAGTTGAAACGGCCAAACATACACTATTGGCACTTGATGGCATAAAAAAATACGTTAAGATAGATCAAGAAGCAATAAGAGAAAAGGTAAGAGAACTTAAAATGAGAGCCATCCTTATGCTTGAAGAAATAATAAACATGGGTGGATACTTTGAAGCACTTGAGGCTGGTATGTTCGTTGACAATGGATATTATCCTGAAAGATTTGGTGACGGAATAGCCAGAAAGAAAGACGGTGAACTTGCGGCTGGCACGGTAGTACCGCGGGACCCAGATTACATGGCACCTGTTTGTGAGCATTTTGGATATAACAATTTACCAACTGAAATAGAAAAACCTTGTGATCTCATTGGCGGTTGCACATTTCATAATCCGGAAAAGATACAATTCATTGACGAGCTTGACGAAACTGATAATGTTAACCTAAGGCTCGAGCGAATTAAGGATATGAAAAACAGAAAGGTTGTAAAACCTGAAGTAGAATGGTTCTCAGATGGCTGGATTCAAATAGATATGACATTCTCTTTACCAGAAGAATATGCAGAAGCTGCCGCACTTGCAGTCTGTGAAAAACTCGGCTTGGAAGAACCAACAATAATTGCAAAGACAGTACTTCATCCAGCCGAAGGAACGTACGTTGAAATAAAGGCAAAAGTACCATTTGAAATAAAAATTGACGAACTTCAACTACCCAAAAAACCAGAAGTATTAGCTGAAGAAGAACTATTCAGCTTTGTTGAAAAAAGACCTATAAAAGTTGTTGCAGCCACTGTTGGAGAAGACGAACATTCGGTTGGATTGAGGGAAATACTTGACATAAAACATGGTGGAATTGAGAAGTATGGTATTAAGTACACATACCTTGGCACAAGTGTACCACCTGAGAAACTTATAGATGCAGCTATAGAAACAGGAGCTGATGCAATACTTGCATCTATGATAATTACACACAACGATGTGCACATAAAGAACATGAGAAGACTTAACGAACTTGCAATTGAAAAAGGTATAAGGGATAGAGTACTTATCATCGTTGGAGGAACACAAATAAACAATGATATGGCAGTGGAGAATGGAGTCGACGCAGGATTCGGAAGAGGTACAAAAGGTATACATGTTGCATCGTTTATTGTTAAAAAGCTGAAAGAAAAAGAAAATACCCAGCAAAATAAATAAACCGAAAAGCTCCTTTCGGAGCTTTTCGGTTTTTTGAATCACTGCAGTTCTTTAAAATTCACTATTTCTAATATATCACCTTTCACTACTAATCCATATATCCTTTTCTTTGTCAAAAGTTCTATTGTCTTTTTTTTCATGTCTACCGCTGCATATATTGGTATTATCTCATAACCTGTCAGCTCTGGTAAAAAGTAATTAAGTTTACTTATCTTCTCTTCAAAATCCTCAATGTATTCTTTCTTATCTGGTTTGGCTTTCACCTCTACAACAAACGCTTTTTTCTTCTCCCTATTTAACGCAAGAATGTCTATCTCAAGATTGTCTCCTTCTTTCTCCACTTCTTTGTTCTTATCAACAACATCTGGTCTTATACCAAAATGCTTTTGAATACACATACTTATAGACGGAGCAAATATATCTTCGACAAGTGTACCAAGCCTGTTTGATAACTCTCCCCACTTCTTCTTCATCTCTTGAATTGTTTTTTCAAGACTTTTTATCATCCCTTTACCCCAATTTTTGTACTCTACCATCTCGTCTTTGAACAATTTCATTTCATCTTTAAATGCTCTCATTTCATTTTTGAATTCTTCCATCTCTTGTTTAAGTTCTTGTATCTCAATTTGTGTTTGTTGTTGGATATATAACACCCTTTTTATTGCCTCTTCAAGAGTATTTACCCTATCTTGTATTGTCGCTTTCATTTTTGATTACCTCCCGGAACTTTTCTACATTTATATTATAACACATTAATTGTTATTTAATGTTATCTAAGAATATCCGAAATTTAGCTCAAAAAAGCAAAGCTTCTTTTGTTCTAAACGTTTTCAGATAAAATCAATGCTCAATATAGTTTAAATCCCTATTTCCTAAGCTTTGCTTCAAGAAACCCAAGTGTTATAATTTAAGTGTAAGCTGATCACTTAGGCTTTATTTTTTACTGAAACATCAGCTAAATCTTTCGATCGATTGAAAAAACTACGAAACCAGGGGGGGATAGCGTACATGTCTTACGAAGTAACTGACTGGACAGTTATACCACCTTTTACCAATGAATCGGTCACCGACTTTTCAAGACCTGACAATGAAGAAAAGATGAAAGAAGCATTGCAAAAAGTCTCAACCGAATTTGGTAGAGAGTACGACATTTTTATAGCAGGTAAACCTTACAAAACCGAAAGAAAGATCAAATCTATAAATCCGAGCAAGTTTGACGAAATCGTTGGATATGTTAACAGTGCCAACGAAGAACTCGCTGAAAAAGCGCTTGAGAGCGCATGGGAAGCCTTTAAATTTTGGAGTAAAACACCTGCACATGTGCGAGCTGAGTATTTATTAAAAGCAGCCAAGAAAATAAGAGAAAGAAAGTTTGAATTTGATGCTTGGCTTGTATATGAAGTAGGAAAGAATTGGTTAGAAGCTGATGCAGATGTTTCGGAGGCAATTGATTTTCTTGAATTCTACGCGAGAGAAATGTTACGCTACGCATCTGAACAACCGTTAGTTAGAATTCCCGATGAGAAGAATGAACTCAGATATATTCCGCTTGGCGCTGGTATAATTATCCCACCTTGGAACTTTCCACTCGCAATATTGGTTGGAATGACAAGTGCAGCCATAGTTACAGGAAATACGGTGGTACTAAAACCAGCAAGTGATAGTCCAGTTATTGCGGCAAAATTTTTCGAAGTCTTACAGGAAGTAGGTTTACCAGATGGAGTCGTTAACTTTTTACCTGGAAGTGGCGCACTTGCAGGTGAATTTCTCGTTAAACATCCAAAAACAAGATTCATTAGCTTCACAGGTTCTAAAGATGTGGGACTAAGAATAAATGAGCTTGCTGCAAAAGCACAGCCTGGACAGATTTGGATAAAAAGAACTGTATTAGAAATGGGAGGTAAGGATGCAGTCGTTGTTGATGAGACAGCAGACCTTGATGCTGCGGCAGAAGGAATAGTCGTAAGCGCGTTTGGATATCAAGGTCAGAAGTGCAGTGCAGGTAGCAGAGCAGTGATAGTAAAGGAAGTATATGATTTGGTCATAGAAAAAATTTTGGAACGCATGGCTAAGATAAAAATGGGAGACGTAAGGTACAAAGAGAATTGGCTCGGACCTGTGATAAATAAGAGTTCGATGGAAAAGATTTTAGCTTATATAGATATAGGGAGAAAAGAAGGCCAACTCATTTGGGGTGGAAATGGAAAAGAAGAACTCGGTGGTTACTTCATAGAACCGACTATTTTCAAAGATGTTCCATGGAATGCAAGAATTGCTCAAGAAGAAATATTTGGACCTGTGCTTGCCATAATAAAAGCAGAAGACTTTGAAGACGCCATGACAATAGCAAATGCAACTGAGTACGGCTTAACAGGATCATTGTACAGTAAAGACAGAAAAAGAATCGAAAGAGCAAAGGAAGAATTTCATGTTGGTAATCTTTACTTCAACAGAAAATCAACGGGTGCATTAGTTGGAGTGCATCCATTCGGTGGATTTAACATGTCAGGTACTGATAGCAAAGCTGGAGGAAGAGATTACCTTGGATTGTTCCTTCAAGCAAAGGCAATAAGTGAAAAGATATAAGCTTTAAAGCTTTTGACCAAACAAAAGCGGCTCTTTTTAAGGGAGCCGCGTTTTGTAAGTTATTCCATAATTCCTTAAGAGGTGATTAAATTATGGATTTTTTGGAAAATCCAACACCGGAAGACATCAAAATTGAAATTTTACGGGGAAATTTAAAAAAGGCGGAAAACAAAATAAAAGAAAGACTCGAATATAAAATACCCCCCGGTCTAAGTAAAAAATTGCATTTTGAGCTTTTTAGAATAAAAACCTTGCGAAAAGTTTACAGTTTAACTGAAAAGGAAGCATATGAAATACTTAAGAAAAATCTGCGCGGTTTAACAAAAAAAGAGTTTGAAAGATTAACCTACGAAAACGTTTTAGACTGGATGTACGTAGACGGTGTTAAATTTTACGAAAATCGTTTTGACAGTAACCTGTTTTTTAACCACCATGAATTTAGAGATAGACGGAAAATGACAAAAAACGTTAGACAAACAAAGAAGCGCAAAAGAATAGTAGACAACTCGATTTCAAAAATAATTAGAAGTGGAAAAGCAACAAAATATGAAGTGCAAGCTAAGATTTCCATAAAAAGAAAAGAACCGATCAGTGAAAAGGTTCGCGTGTGGTTGCCTTTCCCAAAAGAAGGATTTCAACAACACGATGTAAAACTTATATCAGCAAGTCATGAATTTTTCATTTCACCAAACGATGTCGGACAGAAAACAATTTATATGGAAGGAAAAGATACTGAGGAATTCTACGTGGAGTTTTCTTACAAAATTTACGAATGGATAGGTACTAAGAGACTTTGCACAGATTTGCCGTCTAGTCAAGACTTATCTGAGAAACCTCCACACATAAGATTCACCCCATATCTGTACAACTTGTTAGATATTATATTCCATGGAGAGGATTTAAAAAACATGGATGATACAGCAAAAGCAAGACGAATATATGATTTTGTAACACTAAACGTGAATTATTCTTATGTTTTACCATATATTATGTATGATAACATACCTGAATATGTGGCTACTGTCTTCAAGGGAGATTGTGGTTTTCAAGCCCTTCTGTTTATAACTCTATGCAGAATGGTAGGAATACCGGCAAAATGGCAATCTGGTTGGAGTGTCACTCCTATCAGTGCTTCTCCACATGATTGGGCTCTTGTGCACTTAGAGAAGTATGGATGGGTACCTGTTGATCTCTCGTTTGGTGGTGGCAGGAGAGATAATGAAAACTTAAGACTATTTTACTTTACTAACCTCGACGGCTTTAGAATGTTTGCTAATACAGATTTTCAGGATGACTTTATTCCAAAAAACGTGTCTTGGAGACAAGATCCATACGATAACCAATTAGGTGAAATGGAAATAATAACAAAACAGGAAGATGGATATGTACTTGACACTGAAAGTACGATAAATGTTCTAAAATTCGAAAAAATTGAATAAAATTAGAGGTGATAGCATGGCAAAGATCAAATCCGTGAAATTCAAACTCAACACATTTGAATACGTAAAGCCGTTTCACATAACAAACAATATATCATACGACACCCAAAATATCGAAGTTATACTTGAACTCGAAAATGGTGTTGTTGGTTACGGTGAAGCTTCTCCTTCTTTTAGAGTGAATGGTGAAAAGGTACAAGCTTTGATGGCTCTTGAAGACGTTGTCCGTGAAATGGTAGTAGGTATGGACGTCAGAGAATATCGAAAGATATTTGATATAACAGACTCTTTAAAATTTGCAACAAGTATTAAAGCAGCTGTCCAATATGCTGTTCTCGATGCTTTCAGTGAAGAGATAGGTGTACCGGTGTATCAGATCCTTGGCGGCGCAAAAAGAGAACTGGAAACAGACTACACAATTAGCATAGGTTCTATAGAAGAAAGGTTACAAGATGCAAAACAAATTGTTGAGCAGGGATATAAAGTAATAAAGATAAAAGTAGGAGAGAATTTAGAAGAAGATATACAATCTGTTATTGCGATACATAACATTAGTAAAGGTTGTAAATACATAGTTGATGCAAATACTGGTTACACACCGAAACAAGCTGTGAAGTTTGTGACAGAAATTTACAGGGAAGGTATTGATATATCCGTATTCGAACAACCTGTGGCTATGACGGATATTGAGGGATTAAAGTACGTAAGGTGGAACTCACCATTCCCTGTTGCTGCTGATGAAAGTGCTCGCACAAAATACGATGTAATGAGACTTATAAAAGAAGAAGCTGTGGATTATGTCAATATAAAACTTATGAAATCTGGTATAAGCGATGCGCTTGCAATTGTTGAAATAGTTAAGGCGGCAAATTTAAGGTTAATGATCGGTTGTATGGCAGAATCAAGCCTCGGTGTAAACCAAAGCGTACATTTTGCACTCGGAACTGGTGTATTTGATTTCCATGATCTTGACAGTCCACTGATGTTGAAAGAACCGCAATTTAGAGGGAAATACAAAGTAGAAGGAAGTTTGTACAAAATGGGATGAAAAAATTTATGCATATACCTTTGTATAACATAAAGTTTGTGATATAATTAATATATATCAATATTTTGAATACTGCTTTCAAAAGAATCTTTAATACTTACCTTCTGGGGGGTGACTCATGGCTGTTATCAGCTTCCAAAGTTGGTTGATGTTGCTCCAGAAAAATGTGTAAACTGTCAGTCTTGTGTTAGAGTATGTCCAG is a genomic window containing:
- a CDS encoding ornithine aminomutase subunit alpha — protein: MKPRPDDFLERSKHLQKMSDEELNAYFWHLVEKVVDPLVELARTHTTPSIERSVLLRMGFNSLEAKKLVDMIFERGLLGKGAGHIVWRIAKEHSIDYIEAGRRMIDGEYWDEVDRIFKGVSR
- the oraE gene encoding D-ornithine 4,5-aminomutase subunit OraE, whose translation is MMDKLDPMQPIDIEEILKDLDKYRPRRRGWTWRKKLPEGTKIDKYEYYQISEPLKKSIPLPAAHYFNNIDPQPDVVITSEIASGRFEDDVRRMRMAAWHGADHIMVIRTLGQSHFDGLIEGTPEGVGGIPITRKQVRATRKALDLIEDEVGRPINFHSYVSGVAGPEIAVLFAEEGVNGAHQDPQYNVLYRGVNPVRSFVDAAVAKKIMAWAGMLQIDGAHNANASAKLAWTVMPELLVQHGINCMYSVKVGMPKENIALSTVPPVIAPLPEMRIDLPYAVALRELFEGYKFRAQMNTRYIESDLFDATRVHVINAMLSRLTSADLQSTITPDEGRNVPWHINSIRGVETAKHTLLALDGIKKYVKIDQEAIREKVRELKMRAILMLEEIINMGGYFEALEAGMFVDNGYYPERFGDGIARKKDGELAAGTVVPRDPDYMAPVCEHFGYNNLPTEIEKPCDLIGGCTFHNPEKIQFIDELDETDNVNLRLERIKDMKNRKVVKPEVEWFSDGWIQIDMTFSLPEEYAEAAALAVCEKLGLEEPTIIAKTVLHPAEGTYVEIKAKVPFEIKIDELQLPKKPEVLAEEELFSFVEKRPIKVVAATVGEDEHSVGLREILDIKHGGIEKYGIKYTYLGTSVPPEKLIDAAIETGADAILASMIITHNDVHIKNMRRLNELAIEKGIRDRVLIIVGGTQINNDMAVENGVDAGFGRGTKGIHVASFIVKKLKEKENTQQNK
- the pruA gene encoding L-glutamate gamma-semialdehyde dehydrogenase, encoding MSYEVTDWTVIPPFTNESVTDFSRPDNEEKMKEALQKVSTEFGREYDIFIAGKPYKTERKIKSINPSKFDEIVGYVNSANEELAEKALESAWEAFKFWSKTPAHVRAEYLLKAAKKIRERKFEFDAWLVYEVGKNWLEADADVSEAIDFLEFYAREMLRYASEQPLVRIPDEKNELRYIPLGAGIIIPPWNFPLAILVGMTSAAIVTGNTVVLKPASDSPVIAAKFFEVLQEVGLPDGVVNFLPGSGALAGEFLVKHPKTRFISFTGSKDVGLRINELAAKAQPGQIWIKRTVLEMGGKDAVVVDETADLDAAAEGIVVSAFGYQGQKCSAGSRAVIVKEVYDLVIEKILERMAKIKMGDVRYKENWLGPVINKSSMEKILAYIDIGRKEGQLIWGGNGKEELGGYFIEPTIFKDVPWNARIAQEEIFGPVLAIIKAEDFEDAMTIANATEYGLTGSLYSKDRKRIERAKEEFHVGNLYFNRKSTGALVGVHPFGGFNMSGTDSKAGGRDYLGLFLQAKAISEKI
- a CDS encoding transglutaminase domain-containing protein; its protein translation is MDFLENPTPEDIKIEILRGNLKKAENKIKERLEYKIPPGLSKKLHFELFRIKTLRKVYSLTEKEAYEILKKNLRGLTKKEFERLTYENVLDWMYVDGVKFYENRFDSNLFFNHHEFRDRRKMTKNVRQTKKRKRIVDNSISKIIRSGKATKYEVQAKISIKRKEPISEKVRVWLPFPKEGFQQHDVKLISASHEFFISPNDVGQKTIYMEGKDTEEFYVEFSYKIYEWIGTKRLCTDLPSSQDLSEKPPHIRFTPYLYNLLDIIFHGEDLKNMDDTAKARRIYDFVTLNVNYSYVLPYIMYDNIPEYVATVFKGDCGFQALLFITLCRMVGIPAKWQSGWSVTPISASPHDWALVHLEKYGWVPVDLSFGGGRRDNENLRLFYFTNLDGFRMFANTDFQDDFIPKNVSWRQDPYDNQLGEMEIITKQEDGYVLDTESTINVLKFEKIE
- a CDS encoding L-Ala-D/L-Glu epimerase, encoding MAKIKSVKFKLNTFEYVKPFHITNNISYDTQNIEVILELENGVVGYGEASPSFRVNGEKVQALMALEDVVREMVVGMDVREYRKIFDITDSLKFATSIKAAVQYAVLDAFSEEIGVPVYQILGGAKRELETDYTISIGSIEERLQDAKQIVEQGYKVIKIKVGENLEEDIQSVIAIHNISKGCKYIVDANTGYTPKQAVKFVTEIYREGIDISVFEQPVAMTDIEGLKYVRWNSPFPVAADESARTKYDVMRLIKEEAVDYVNIKLMKSGISDALAIVEIVKAANLRLMIGCMAESSLGVNQSVHFALGTGVFDFHDLDSPLMLKEPQFRGKYKVEGSLYKMG